The following proteins are co-located in the Salvia splendens isolate huo1 unplaced genomic scaffold, SspV2 ctg429, whole genome shotgun sequence genome:
- the LOC121790166 gene encoding uncharacterized protein LOC121790166 has translation MDRNTFGKLCRILTEQGGLLTGKCLGIEEHVAIFVGVLAHHNKNRVVRFSFFRSGSTVSHYMNKVLGAVLSLHRVLLSKPTPVPDDCIYHRWKWFKGCLGALDSTHINVLVSNSDKPLRLFPTWLGGFAGDSRVLRDAVARLNGLRVPQGCYYLCDNGYANSNGFLTSYKGVRYHLKEWGIGNAQPQNPKELFNMRHNKARNVIERAFAVLKMCWGILRNCLGRRHTRMQMWQGGDGVASCRENGSQCRKILLQMS, from the exons ATGGATCGCAACACATTTGGGAAGTTGTGTCGCATCCTCACTGAGCAGGGAGGTTTATTAACAGGGAAATGCTTAGGTATTGAAGAACATGTGGCGATTTTTGTTGGTGTCTTAGCGCATCACAATAAAAACCGCGTTGTTCGTTTCAGTTTTTTTAGGTCTGGTTCGACAGTGTCCCATTACATGAACAAGGTTTTAGGGGCTGTTTTGAGTCTCCACAGAGTGTTATTGTCGAAGCCTACACCCGTGCCTGATGATTGCATTTATCACAGATGGAAATGGTTCAAG GGCTGTCTCGGTGCACTCGACAGTACACACATCAATGTACTGGTTAGCAACAGTGACAAACCGC TTCGTTTATTTCCTACCTGGTTGGGAGGGTTCGCCGGCGACTCTCGCGTACTCAGGGATGCTGTGGCGCGACTCAACGGCCTAAGAGTTCCACAGG GCTGTTACTATTTATGTGACAATGGCTACGCCAATAGTAACGGTTTTTTGACGTCGTACAAAGGGGTTCGATACCACCTTAAGGAATGGGGCATAGGGAATGCACAGCCACAAAATCCGAAGGAATTGTTCAACATGAGGCACAACAAGGCTAGGAATGTAATTGAGAGAGCCTTTGCTGTTTTGAAGATGTGTTGGGGGATATTACGTA ATTGTCTTGGGCGACGGCATACTCGAATGCAGATGTGGCAGGGGGGAGATGGAGTTGCGTCGTGCAGGGAAAACGGCAGTCAATGCAGGAAGATACTACTTCAAATGTCCTGA
- the LOC121790168 gene encoding cytochrome P450 71A8-like, whose product MAKQEAKQQKTPSITTTPSKSQSWEISSLHQLRPLTHKALIVVNRLVGTASKDMLAGGTDTTSATLEWAMTELLRHPAVLKKLQMEVRGKDDEDLGGMRYLKAVVKETLRLHPPLPLLARVARGDVEVMGYDVECGTMVLLNPWAIGRDLASWDEPEMFRPERFSDSCVDFKGSDLELIPFGAGARG is encoded by the exons ATGGCAAAGCAAGAAGCCAAGCAGCAAAAGACTCCCTCCATCACCACCACACCTTCCAAATCCCAATCTTGGGAAATCTCCAGTCTCCACCAGCTCCGCCCGTTGACTCACAAAGCTTTAATAGTGGTGAACAGATTGGTAGGGACAGCATCAAAG GATATGCTTGCTGGTGGGACCGATACGACATCTGCAACACTGGAGTGGGCGATGACAGAGCTGTTGAGGCACCCCGCGGTATTGAAGAAGTTGCAAATGGAAGTGAGGGGGAAAGATGATGAGGATTTGGGGGGAATGCGGTATCTGAAGGCCGTGGTGAAGGAGACTCTGCGTCTCCACCCACCGTTGCCATTGCTGGCAAGGGTGGCACGCGGGGATGTTGAGGTTATGGGGTATGATGTGGAATGTGGGACGATGGTTCTACTCAATCCGTGGGCGATTGGGAGGGATTTAGCCTCTTGGGACGAGCCAGAGATGTTTCGTCCTGAGAGGTTCTCGGACTCTTGTGTGGATTTCAAGGGTTCGGATCTCGAGTTGATACCGTTTGGGGCGGGTGCCCGGGGATGA